The following proteins are encoded in a genomic region of Spirosoma sp. SC4-14:
- a CDS encoding lipocalin family protein, translating into MMKLFFALSSVLLSVAALPVSGIEGNWKRTSMTLTESNGKATDMMAMMTQTMPCTKDIIYAFKSGGFLESKVPEACGAMKKTIESMNANGKWALSGNRLIVTTSMKEIPPATYEISIKGNTMTWTFNYTDNPKMPNPTHAKHMTIVYQRV; encoded by the coding sequence ATGATGAAGCTATTTTTTGCCTTGAGTAGTGTTCTGCTTTCGGTCGCGGCTCTACCCGTCAGCGGTATTGAAGGCAACTGGAAACGAACCAGCATGACCCTTACCGAAAGCAACGGTAAAGCTACCGATATGATGGCGATGATGACCCAAACTATGCCCTGTACCAAAGACATCATTTACGCCTTCAAAAGCGGTGGTTTCCTGGAAAGCAAAGTACCGGAAGCCTGTGGAGCGATGAAAAAAACTATTGAATCGATGAATGCAAATGGCAAATGGGCACTAAGTGGCAACAGACTGATCGTTACTACTTCCATGAAAGAAATTCCGCCAGCAACCTACGAAATCAGCATTAAGGGAAATACGATGACCTGGACGTTCAACTATACCGACAACCCCAAAATGCCCAATCCGACCCATGCCAAACACATGACCATTGTTTATCAACGGGTTTGA
- a CDS encoding sigma-70 family RNA polymerase sigma factor, whose translation MTLQDQALWQLYREGDKQALGQLAERYYRSLKHYGLKFMVDELVVEDCIQDLFLQLWQNRTQINPTESVRHYLFKSLRHHVLLHLRSQKRALVEELDWDSSLAEETDSETLLIQRESLTSLTNTIQELLASLPTREREALYLRYYENLSIPEIAEVMNVNRQSVSNFLQKAIHKLRNRWLSPTFLALYILVNKLFF comes from the coding sequence ATGACTCTCCAGGACCAGGCGTTATGGCAGTTATATCGTGAGGGCGATAAGCAGGCATTGGGCCAATTGGCCGAACGATATTATCGCTCGCTGAAACACTATGGGCTAAAATTCATGGTCGATGAGTTGGTCGTTGAAGATTGCATTCAGGACCTTTTTTTACAACTCTGGCAAAATCGGACCCAAATCAATCCGACAGAATCTGTCAGGCATTATCTATTCAAATCCTTACGCCATCATGTGCTTCTCCATTTACGGTCGCAGAAACGGGCGTTAGTGGAGGAACTAGACTGGGATAGCTCACTGGCCGAAGAAACGGACTCCGAAACCTTACTGATTCAACGGGAATCATTAACCAGTTTGACCAATACGATCCAGGAGCTACTAGCCTCCCTGCCCACTCGCGAACGGGAAGCACTTTACCTGCGCTACTACGAGAATCTATCCATACCCGAAATAGCCGAGGTCATGAACGTAAACCGTCAGTCTGTATCTAATTTCTTACAGAAAGCCATTCATAAGCTTCGAAACAGATGGCTTTCGCCCACCTTTCTGGCTCTCTATATTCTTGTGAATAAACTCTTTTTTTAG
- a CDS encoding endo-1,4-beta-xylanase gives MLLLKNSLKGTAILISVCLINFQFKPIDPVAQRTLKDAYSSYFPVGVAVAPRNLKGPEADLITQQFNSITPENAMKMGPIHPQENRYFWDDADAIVDFAQQKGIRVRGHTLCWHNQTPRWLFTDSTGKEVTKEMLLARLKRHITDVVSRYKGKVYAWDVVNEAVPDTGTSIYRRSKFYTIAGEEYIEKAFQYAHEADPKAVLFYNDYNTENPSKRDRIYQLVKKLKDKHIPIHGVGLQGHWSIYEPTAQELETSIKRFSSLGLAVQITELDLSVYPKEHERRQRKDTDKSEFTAEMADKQAAQYKLLFDVFRSYKGKITGVTFWNVSDKSTWLDNFPVAGRKDYPLLFDQNYQPKKAFWSVVNF, from the coding sequence ATGCTTTTATTAAAAAATTCACTGAAAGGTACTGCTATACTAATCAGCGTTTGCCTGATTAATTTCCAGTTCAAACCAATTGACCCGGTTGCCCAGCGAACGCTGAAGGACGCTTACTCAAGCTATTTTCCAGTGGGTGTTGCCGTGGCTCCACGAAACCTCAAAGGACCCGAAGCTGACTTGATAACACAACAATTCAACAGCATTACTCCCGAGAATGCCATGAAAATGGGGCCAATTCATCCCCAGGAAAATCGATATTTCTGGGACGATGCCGACGCCATTGTGGACTTTGCGCAGCAAAAAGGCATCCGGGTGAGAGGTCACACACTTTGCTGGCATAACCAAACACCCCGATGGCTCTTCACGGATTCAACAGGAAAAGAAGTGACGAAAGAAATGCTTTTGGCGCGACTAAAACGGCATATTACCGACGTTGTCAGCCGCTATAAAGGTAAAGTATACGCCTGGGATGTGGTCAACGAAGCCGTTCCCGACACTGGTACAAGCATCTATCGCCGGTCGAAATTCTACACCATTGCTGGAGAAGAATACATTGAAAAGGCGTTTCAGTATGCGCATGAAGCCGACCCGAAAGCGGTATTGTTTTATAACGATTACAACACCGAAAATCCATCCAAGCGAGACCGGATTTATCAACTGGTCAAGAAGCTAAAAGACAAGCACATTCCGATTCATGGGGTTGGTTTACAAGGGCACTGGTCCATTTATGAGCCAACGGCTCAGGAACTGGAAACCTCCATCAAGCGATTTTCAAGCCTTGGCCTGGCCGTACAAATTACCGAACTGGATCTATCCGTATATCCGAAAGAGCATGAACGACGTCAGCGAAAGGATACGGATAAATCGGAATTTACGGCAGAGATGGCCGATAAACAGGCAGCTCAATATAAACTGCTATTCGACGTATTCCGAAGCTACAAAGGCAAAATAACGGGTGTTACGTTCTGGAACGTCTCGGATAAATCAACCTGGCTCGATAATTTCCCAGTGGCCGGACGCAAGGATTATCCATTGCTGTTCGATCAGAATTACCAACCCAAGAAAGCCTTCTGGAGTGTCGTTAACTTCTAA
- a CDS encoding RagB/SusD family nutrient uptake outer membrane protein, producing MKAIKIGFIVSLTALMSTGCEKILEENPQSQIVPSYFNSAAGVLGGIAGVYNDIRSQWGTEGFTVEMQAGTDEFLMGASSGGGPAYTYNGLNGSNFGAAWGIAFQDINTINGVLKYGQTVDLPDATRKQYLAQAKFLRGFWYFYLVQTWGDVPLHTEFITVASQAASRQPAAQVYEQIIKDLTEAATDLPNTPTAPFLGKAATKPVAQLLLAKAYLTRGWLNNTASDFSQAAAICADIIANKSSYGLDLWQDFGDAFVPANDYGKETMFVSDHVLDPKYGYYTVGGAAGGGAAQNLSPWFTNWNYPNNSGVNSFKSATGGFVNSGTSLMIRDSQYGRPYVRMRPNSYKWTTGANAGKTYFLDQAFTNRTIDSRFMNSFYTVYIANTSVTNSATAANNKRGISYTTVVGADTAVWIPDFEVEGAPQFIGTRPFKGIVVPPSMWDNGIFPALKKFMDPSRGANFNDPSTRPCVLYRFSDVYLTGAEAYLKAGDAAKAASLLNVVRQRAAYRKTNTAAQNAAAAAAMTITADDVTVDFILDERTRELFGEWQRWHDLVRTRSLVRRVKAWNPEAAPYIQDFHMLRPIPQSQIDRVVDGPKFPQNPGY from the coding sequence ATGAAAGCAATAAAAATTGGATTTATCGTTAGCCTGACCGCTCTGATGAGCACAGGCTGCGAAAAGATACTGGAAGAGAATCCGCAATCACAAATTGTTCCGTCTTATTTCAACAGTGCAGCCGGGGTGCTTGGGGGCATTGCCGGGGTGTATAATGACATTCGATCCCAGTGGGGAACGGAAGGCTTCACCGTTGAAATGCAGGCAGGCACCGATGAGTTTTTGATGGGAGCCAGTTCAGGTGGTGGCCCTGCCTACACCTATAATGGGCTGAACGGGAGTAATTTCGGTGCGGCCTGGGGGATAGCCTTCCAGGACATCAACACGATCAATGGGGTATTGAAGTACGGCCAGACAGTCGATTTGCCAGATGCAACCCGGAAGCAGTATCTGGCTCAGGCCAAGTTTTTACGGGGTTTCTGGTATTTCTATCTGGTACAGACCTGGGGTGATGTTCCGCTGCATACCGAATTTATTACGGTAGCTTCTCAGGCAGCATCCCGCCAACCGGCGGCTCAGGTATATGAACAAATCATTAAGGACCTGACTGAAGCGGCCACCGATCTACCCAATACGCCAACCGCTCCGTTTCTGGGAAAAGCGGCTACCAAACCGGTGGCTCAGTTGCTACTGGCAAAGGCATACCTAACGCGCGGCTGGCTCAACAACACAGCCTCTGATTTTTCGCAGGCGGCCGCCATTTGTGCTGATATTATTGCCAATAAATCATCGTACGGCCTCGATCTATGGCAGGACTTTGGCGATGCATTCGTACCGGCTAACGATTATGGGAAGGAAACCATGTTTGTCAGCGATCACGTGCTCGACCCAAAATATGGCTACTATACCGTTGGTGGAGCGGCTGGTGGTGGAGCAGCCCAAAATCTGAGCCCTTGGTTTACCAACTGGAATTACCCGAATAATAGTGGGGTCAATTCCTTCAAAAGTGCCACAGGAGGCTTCGTGAACAGTGGTACTTCGCTGATGATCCGTGATTCGCAGTACGGTCGTCCATACGTTCGGATGCGGCCCAACAGCTATAAATGGACCACAGGAGCAAACGCTGGCAAGACCTACTTTCTGGATCAGGCCTTTACGAATCGTACTATCGATTCACGGTTTATGAATTCGTTCTATACGGTTTATATTGCCAATACCTCGGTTACGAACAGTGCTACTGCGGCCAACAACAAACGGGGCATTAGCTATACAACCGTGGTAGGGGCAGATACCGCCGTTTGGATACCCGACTTTGAAGTGGAAGGAGCGCCACAATTTATCGGCACACGTCCATTCAAGGGCATTGTGGTACCACCCAGCATGTGGGATAATGGCATTTTCCCGGCTCTGAAGAAATTCATGGACCCTAGCCGGGGTGCCAATTTCAACGACCCTTCTACCCGCCCCTGTGTGCTATACCGCTTTTCGGATGTATACCTGACCGGTGCCGAAGCCTATCTGAAAGCGGGCGATGCGGCTAAGGCGGCTTCTCTGCTCAATGTAGTGCGGCAACGGGCGGCTTACCGGAAAACGAATACGGCGGCTCAGAACGCTGCGGCTGCGGCTGCCATGACCATCACGGCCGACGACGTAACTGTAGACTTTATCCTGGATGAGCGCACCCGCGAACTGTTTGGCGAATGGCAACGGTGGCATGACCTGGTTCGTACCCGTTCGCTGGTACGTCGGGTGAAAGCCTGGAACCCGGAAGCGGCCCCTTATATTCAGGATTTTCATATGCTACGGCCCATTCCGCAGTCGCAGATAGATCGGGTGGTAGATGGTCCTAAATTCCCACAAAATCCGGGCTATTAA
- a CDS encoding FecR domain-containing protein: MDHLPENLSTVEDFLENDAFRAWVLERRTEDRIRWQAWLIQHPHKREIYEQAVATLLVLQGKPVELSDQQVKTKTTEIIDQMPDTFTVSKPLLGWHWGRWLSAAAVIGLIVWFQLGKSVFNSLTKPDEQTLAAKEWKIVKNVTGQSLVVLLPDNSSVLLSTGSELRFRRQTNYALREVYLQGEGFFEVAKNPAKPFIVYTANLTTKVLGTSFQVHSFPKETTAYVKVKTGKVTVTPANSPDKPILLTVNQEVKLGTGTKQLVKHDHLQSEEGADSIVNQQFTFNYTPIPAVFDQLAASYHMPIRYDQHLLHNCTFTGQLNDVPFLEKIRLICLTTESSYEVVNNQILIHSRGCN, translated from the coding sequence ATGGACCACCTACCCGAAAATCTGTCGACCGTTGAAGATTTCCTGGAGAACGACGCGTTTCGGGCGTGGGTTCTGGAAAGGCGTACCGAAGATCGGATACGCTGGCAGGCCTGGCTGATTCAGCATCCTCACAAAAGGGAGATATATGAACAGGCCGTAGCCACCCTGTTAGTACTACAGGGGAAACCAGTAGAGCTTTCCGACCAGCAGGTAAAGACCAAAACGACGGAAATTATCGATCAGATGCCCGATACGTTTACCGTTAGCAAGCCCCTGCTGGGCTGGCACTGGGGGCGCTGGCTAAGTGCTGCCGCAGTAATTGGTTTAATTGTCTGGTTTCAACTGGGCAAGTCCGTATTCAATTCATTAACGAAACCCGACGAGCAGACCCTGGCGGCTAAGGAGTGGAAGATCGTAAAGAACGTCACCGGCCAGTCGTTGGTCGTACTATTGCCCGACAACTCGTCTGTGCTTCTATCGACCGGTAGTGAGTTACGGTTTCGTCGGCAAACCAACTATGCCCTGCGGGAGGTGTATCTTCAGGGAGAAGGTTTTTTTGAAGTGGCCAAGAACCCGGCTAAACCGTTCATTGTCTATACGGCTAACCTGACGACCAAGGTATTAGGCACTAGTTTTCAGGTACATTCTTTTCCAAAAGAAACAACGGCTTATGTGAAGGTGAAGACAGGTAAAGTAACCGTTACGCCAGCCAATTCGCCCGATAAACCGATTTTACTGACCGTAAATCAAGAGGTTAAACTCGGAACTGGCACCAAACAACTGGTGAAACACGATCATCTTCAATCAGAAGAGGGCGCAGATTCCATTGTTAATCAACAGTTTACATTTAACTACACCCCTATTCCGGCGGTATTTGATCAGTTGGCAGCCAGCTACCACATGCCTATTCGCTACGACCAGCATTTACTTCACAACTGCACATTTACCGGTCAACTCAACGATGTGCCTTTTCTTGAAAAAATCCGGCTTATCTGTCTGACTACGGAGTCATCGTATGAAGTTGTTAACAATCAGATTCTCATCCACAGTCGTGGCTGCAATTAA
- the rodA gene encoding rod shape-determining protein RodA, with product MSRHNDPFTQDIDWLTLVLYLGCVTLGWLNVYAAVYSPEDHTSLFDMTTNAGKQIMWIGTTVILIICILVVNHKFFDSFAYLFYAFMILMLLLVLVAGANIKGSHSWFKFGSFQIQPAEFAKMATALALAKYMDNPGINLTKQKDLMYIGGIIILPCILILASNETGSTLVFSSFAIMLYREGLPGWIPAVGISAAALFVLALIFPKLYIFIGIVALLLIVIALMPRYNRTTSNLISMGIVGAVMMVFVTGVDFFVNNILQKHQRNRIKVLVDPTIDPLGVGWNVTQAKIAIGSGRLQGKGFLEGTQTKFDFVPEQSTDFIFCTIGEEHGFVGSAIVIALFVGLLWRIIILAEKQRSKFARVYGYCVAGIIFFHVMVNVGMTIGLMPVIGIPLPFFSYGGSSLWSFSILLFIFLKLDSRRTALSRWN from the coding sequence TTGTCTCGGCATAACGACCCATTTACTCAGGACATCGACTGGCTGACGCTGGTGCTATATCTCGGCTGTGTAACGCTGGGATGGCTCAACGTATATGCGGCTGTCTACAGTCCGGAAGATCATACGAGTTTATTTGACATGACCACCAACGCTGGTAAGCAGATCATGTGGATTGGCACAACGGTGATTCTGATTATCTGTATTCTGGTAGTAAATCATAAATTTTTCGACTCCTTCGCCTATTTGTTTTATGCCTTTATGATCCTGATGTTGTTGCTGGTTCTGGTGGCTGGAGCTAATATCAAAGGGTCGCACTCGTGGTTTAAGTTCGGATCTTTTCAGATTCAGCCCGCCGAGTTTGCCAAAATGGCCACGGCTCTGGCCCTGGCCAAGTACATGGATAATCCGGGTATTAACCTGACGAAGCAGAAAGATCTGATGTATATCGGAGGAATTATTATTCTGCCCTGTATTCTGATTCTGGCCTCTAACGAAACCGGCTCTACGCTTGTTTTTTCGTCATTTGCCATTATGCTATATCGGGAAGGATTGCCCGGCTGGATTCCGGCAGTTGGTATTTCGGCGGCTGCTTTATTTGTGCTGGCGCTTATTTTTCCGAAGCTCTACATCTTTATCGGTATTGTGGCTCTGCTGCTCATCGTAATTGCTCTGATGCCGCGCTATAACCGCACAACCAGCAATCTGATTTCGATGGGCATTGTGGGTGCCGTTATGATGGTCTTTGTTACGGGCGTTGATTTCTTTGTAAATAACATACTTCAAAAACACCAGCGCAACCGGATTAAAGTACTCGTCGATCCAACGATTGACCCGCTGGGCGTTGGCTGGAACGTAACACAGGCCAAAATTGCTATCGGCTCGGGCCGCCTTCAGGGGAAAGGTTTTCTGGAAGGAACGCAAACCAAGTTTGACTTTGTGCCTGAGCAAAGCACCGATTTTATTTTCTGCACCATTGGCGAGGAACATGGCTTTGTGGGCAGCGCTATTGTAATTGCGTTGTTTGTTGGGTTGTTGTGGCGCATTATTATTCTGGCCGAAAAACAGCGCAGCAAGTTTGCCCGAGTCTATGGCTATTGTGTGGCCGGAATCATTTTCTTCCATGTGATGGTAAACGTTGGTATGACCATCGGGCTGATGCCGGTTATTGGTATACCCTTACCCTTTTTCAGCTACGGAGGGTCGTCGCTCTGGTCGTTTTCCATTCTGCTGTTTATCTTCCTTAAACTCGATTCGCGTCGAACAGCTCTGTCGCGCTGGAATTAA
- a CDS encoding TonB-dependent receptor produces MKFSSLQLLFVLALANASLALDGKAQELLTRRVSISAQNEDVETTIKRIEKLANVQFLFSREIIQSKRKINYQAKNERLSLVLDHILAPLNLSYEVVGQQIVIKRETIPTVAPLEKTSGDIRPEQPQDRQITGRVTGENSEALPGVNIQIKNTTRGTTTDGNGTYRLSVPEDAGTVLVFSFIGYATQEVTVGTRSVVNITLTADDKTLNEVVVVGYGTQRKRDITGAVASVNETTLKEVPAPNLLNQLKGRAAGVSIVSNGTTPGAQPQIRIRGNRTLTSSTNPGTGDNLDGPLVVVDGIPYGGLNDINPDDIVNLEILKDASATAIYGSRGSGGVILVTTKRGKVGKPVFSYDGYHGVTTIMGKYNVFNGPEYAQFKADAAKYNRTAPGTTAYPLTQKEQDALAAGVSTDWQDLIYKPGFMTNHQLGMTGGVENTQYSLGLGYFNETGVIPSQNFTRVNIRATIDQRIGKRIRVGLNTLNTLTYTNTPGGGGIPGGLVSLTPLASPYNADGSLNLFPAEGSIDAARISPLTIITKKDSYLNSTRSLRTFNSLYAEVNLLPGLRYRFNAGLNFSQSNFNGYNGPLTYFNSATVQSSSNAEISNTEYWDVNLQHLLYYDKTFGKHKLGATALYEYTKNHSLGSRFTITGVPADYIKTGNFSLASGTPVAASDYGNSFSETGLLSYMGRVNYSYNDRYLLTLTLRRDGSSTLSPANRYFNYPAIGAGWNIIEEPFMKSVPVISNLKLRGSWGISGNRNVGAYSTLGALSAGYYNFGTGTAGQQLAYTVTSLPATNLGWQSTEQIDLGLDFGLLNNRITGSIDYYHQKTKDILLSVPLPASNGAGSTLKNLGRTEGKGLETSLTVDVFRNPKGFNWSVDAVYYFNREKITQLTTPTELSNVAAGWFVGQPLSVIYDYKKIGIWQTADKENGTLAKQTSPVQFPGQIRVEDVNGDGKIDPSDRQILGNFQPKFEAGLTNRFNYKNFDLSIVTFARMGMKVVVPYLTGNSGGGGGFAFFNQARSNQVKVDYWTETNPTNAFPAPDAGSAVAYFASTLGYYDGSFIKVRSINLGYTVSGQFLKKVGMNSARLYLNVTNPLILYSPLVRDKLAVDPEGNGYASSTVSSQGADTATQQRQIAINLNNPPVRQFTFGVNLKF; encoded by the coding sequence ATGAAATTTTCAAGCCTGCAACTCCTATTCGTGCTTGCTTTAGCTAATGCAAGCCTTGCCCTGGACGGAAAGGCCCAGGAACTCTTAACCCGTCGTGTTAGTATCTCCGCTCAAAATGAGGATGTTGAGACAACGATCAAACGAATTGAAAAACTAGCGAATGTTCAATTCCTGTTTAGCCGGGAAATCATTCAATCGAAACGAAAAATCAATTATCAGGCGAAAAACGAACGGCTTTCTCTCGTACTGGATCACATCCTGGCACCTCTCAATCTGAGCTACGAGGTAGTTGGGCAACAGATCGTTATCAAACGCGAGACGATTCCTACGGTGGCTCCACTGGAAAAAACCTCTGGCGACATTCGGCCCGAACAACCGCAGGACCGACAAATTACGGGCCGGGTTACAGGGGAAAACAGTGAAGCTTTACCCGGCGTAAATATTCAGATCAAGAATACGACACGCGGAACAACGACCGACGGCAATGGTACTTACCGTTTATCTGTTCCTGAGGATGCTGGTACTGTACTGGTTTTCTCGTTCATCGGCTATGCTACCCAGGAGGTAACTGTAGGCACCCGGTCGGTGGTTAATATTACGCTGACGGCTGACGACAAAACCTTAAATGAGGTCGTGGTAGTTGGATACGGTACGCAGCGCAAGCGCGACATTACCGGAGCCGTAGCATCGGTGAATGAGACCACATTAAAAGAAGTTCCCGCCCCTAACCTGCTCAATCAGCTAAAGGGTCGGGCAGCAGGGGTTTCTATTGTGAGTAATGGAACTACACCCGGTGCGCAGCCCCAAATCCGTATCCGGGGTAACCGGACGCTGACCAGCAGCACAAACCCAGGTACGGGCGATAACCTGGACGGGCCGTTGGTTGTTGTCGATGGCATCCCCTACGGCGGGCTCAACGACATCAACCCCGACGACATTGTTAACCTGGAAATCCTGAAAGATGCTTCGGCAACGGCTATCTATGGATCGAGAGGATCGGGCGGGGTTATTCTGGTAACCACCAAACGGGGAAAAGTGGGCAAGCCAGTATTTAGTTACGACGGCTATCATGGCGTTACCACCATCATGGGCAAATACAATGTCTTTAATGGCCCCGAATACGCCCAGTTTAAAGCCGACGCTGCGAAATACAATCGGACTGCGCCCGGCACTACGGCCTATCCGCTTACTCAGAAAGAACAGGACGCATTGGCTGCCGGTGTTTCGACCGACTGGCAGGATTTGATTTACAAACCTGGCTTTATGACTAACCACCAGTTGGGCATGACAGGCGGTGTCGAAAATACACAGTATTCATTGGGGTTGGGTTATTTCAATGAAACAGGGGTTATTCCCAGCCAGAATTTTACCCGGGTGAACATACGGGCTACTATAGACCAGCGCATTGGCAAGCGGATTAGAGTTGGCCTGAACACACTTAATACCCTGACGTATACCAATACCCCAGGCGGGGGCGGCATTCCGGGCGGTCTGGTGAGTTTAACACCCCTGGCCTCGCCCTATAATGCGGATGGCTCGCTAAACCTGTTCCCGGCAGAAGGCTCCATCGATGCGGCACGGATCAGCCCCCTGACGATCATCACCAAGAAAGATTCGTATTTAAATAGCACCCGTTCGCTACGAACATTCAACAGCCTGTATGCCGAAGTAAACCTACTGCCCGGTTTGCGCTACCGCTTCAACGCCGGATTGAATTTCAGCCAGTCGAATTTCAATGGGTATAATGGCCCGCTGACCTATTTTAACTCTGCTACGGTTCAGTCGTCGTCTAACGCCGAAATCAGCAATACCGAATACTGGGATGTCAACCTCCAGCATTTATTGTATTATGACAAAACGTTTGGCAAACATAAATTGGGCGCTACGGCACTGTATGAATACACCAAAAATCACTCGCTGGGTAGCCGATTCACGATCACGGGGGTTCCGGCCGATTACATTAAAACGGGTAATTTCTCGCTGGCATCTGGAACACCGGTTGCGGCTTCGGACTATGGAAACTCCTTTTCAGAAACCGGATTGCTTTCCTACATGGGTCGGGTAAACTATAGCTACAATGACCGCTATCTGCTGACCCTGACGTTGCGCCGGGATGGTTCGTCGACGCTCTCGCCCGCCAATCGGTACTTTAACTACCCGGCCATTGGGGCAGGATGGAATATCATTGAAGAGCCTTTCATGAAAAGCGTTCCAGTTATTTCGAACCTGAAACTACGGGGAAGCTGGGGTATTTCGGGCAACCGAAACGTAGGTGCCTACTCTACACTGGGAGCCTTGTCGGCGGGGTATTACAATTTTGGAACGGGCACGGCTGGGCAGCAGTTGGCTTATACGGTTACCAGCCTTCCGGCTACCAATTTAGGCTGGCAGTCTACAGAACAGATCGATCTTGGTCTTGACTTTGGCCTGCTGAACAACCGTATTACGGGCTCGATTGATTACTATCACCAGAAAACGAAGGATATTCTGCTGTCGGTACCACTCCCAGCCAGTAATGGGGCCGGATCGACGCTGAAAAACCTGGGCAGAACGGAAGGAAAAGGTCTGGAAACGTCGCTGACAGTCGATGTCTTCCGAAATCCTAAAGGCTTTAACTGGAGCGTGGATGCCGTTTACTATTTCAACCGCGAAAAAATCACCCAGCTCACTACCCCAACCGAGCTCTCCAATGTGGCCGCAGGCTGGTTTGTTGGACAGCCCCTTTCGGTTATCTACGATTATAAAAAGATTGGTATCTGGCAAACGGCCGATAAAGAGAATGGTACGCTGGCCAAACAAACCTCGCCGGTTCAGTTTCCGGGCCAGATTCGGGTTGAGGATGTCAACGGCGATGGCAAGATCGACCCTTCCGACCGGCAGATTCTGGGCAATTTCCAGCCCAAATTTGAAGCTGGTCTGACCAATCGGTTCAACTACAAAAATTTCGATTTGTCGATTGTTACGTTTGCCCGTATGGGGATGAAAGTAGTTGTTCCGTACCTGACGGGTAATTCGGGCGGTGGCGGTGGATTTGCCTTCTTCAACCAGGCTCGTTCCAATCAGGTGAAAGTCGATTACTGGACTGAAACCAACCCAACCAATGCCTTCCCAGCCCCCGATGCAGGTAGCGCGGTTGCCTACTTTGCCTCAACATTGGGGTATTATGATGGTTCGTTCATAAAAGTCAGAAGCATTAATCTGGGCTATACGGTTTCGGGTCAGTTTCTTAAAAAAGTGGGTATGAACTCAGCCCGGCTCTATCTGAACGTCACCAATCCGCTTATTCTGTATTCGCCGTTGGTGCGCGATAAACTGGCTGTCGATCCAGAAGGGAACGGCTATGCCAGCTCTACCGTAAGTTCCCAGGGAGCGGATACGGCAACGCAGCAGCGTCAGATTGCGATAAACCTCAACAATCCGCCCGTTCGCCAATTTACGTTTGGTGTAAACCTTAAATTCTAA